Proteins found in one Neurospora crassa OR74A linkage group II, whole genome shotgun sequence genomic segment:
- a CDS encoding RNA polymerase II holoenzyme cyclin-like subunit: MAANYWESTQRKHWLFTKDELAAMRAKLEAEEPNLVASFPLPQLRHLNIYFNQQINRLGKRMGLRQQALATAQVYIKRFYTKVEIRRTNPHHVLVTALYLACKMEECPQHIRLMANEARGFWPTDFQSQTEVARIGECEFYLISEMSSHLIVHSPYRTLTSLQGELGLAQEDVNLAWSVINDHYMTDLPLLHPPHVIALTAILLALVLRQDPSGRLPGTAASASGLVAASAALAQAQAQAQARAAMMAGGGQTVPGLTPQSSSGLQAMLPPQSPAGEGPAEGNKNPRMAKVHRFAAWLSDSNIDIEAMVDCTQELISFYECHEQYNDKNTREQINRFVKARGLDK, from the exons ATGGCGGCCAACTACTGGGAATCTACTCAGCGCAAACACTGGCTGTTTACCAAAGATGAGCTTGCCGCTATGCGCGCAAAGCTAGAGGCTGAAGAACCCAACCTGGTGGCCTCGTTTCCTCTCCCGCAACTGCGCCATCTGAACATCTACTTCAACCAAC AAATCAACCGTCTCGGTAAGCGCATGGGGCTACGACAGCAAGCCTTGGCCACCGCCCAAGTCTACATCAAGCGCTTCTACACCAAAGTCGAGATCCGGCGCACCAATCCACACCACGTTCTCGTGACCGCCCTATATCTGGCCTGCAAGATGGAGGAATGTCCCCAGCATATTCGGCTTATGGCCAACGAGGCCCGCGGCTTTTGGCCTACAGACTTCCAATCCCAGACAGAAGTGGCAAGGATAGGAGAATGCGAGTTCTACCTTATCTCAGAAATGAGCTCACATCTCATTGTCCATTCACCCTACCGTACCCTTACCAGCTTACAAGGGGAGCTTGGGCTGGCACAAGAGGACGTCAACCTTGCCTGGTCCGTCATCAACGACCATTACATGACCGATCTGCCGCTGCTCCACCCACCACATGTGATAGCCTTGACAGCCATTCTCTTGGCTCTGGTGTTGCGTCAGGATCCCAGCGGTCGTCTCCCTGGAACAGCCGCGTCGGCTTCGGGACTGGTAGCCGCTTCGGCAGCGTTGGCTCAGGCACAGGCGCAAGCACAGGCACGCGCTGCCATGATGGCGGGGGGTGGCCAGACTGTGCCAGGTCTCACCCCCCAGTCTTCTTCTGGCTTGCAGGCCATGCTTCCACCCCAGTCACCAGCCGGAGAAGGTCCTGCCGAAGGGAACAAAAACCCACGTATGGCAAAGGTTCACCGATTTGCTGCATGGCTGTCTGACAGTAATATTGATATTGAGGCCATGGTGGACTGCACGCAGGAGTTGATCTCCTTCTATGAATGCCATGAGCAGTACAATGACAAGAACACTCGGGAGCAGATCAATAGGTTTGTCAAAGCTCGCGGGCTGGACAAGTAA
- a CDS encoding calcium dependent mitochondrial carrier protein → MKVSHVLAELQAGMDESQNQRDKRVEELWTKLDPQRHGELDFKGLQKGLRRIDHPMQNADHMLKDIIKVVDTSGDGKIQYEEFRNFVETAERQLWLLFRSIDRDKDGRLDKNELRSAFQKAGLTVSNKRLSGFFDEVDMDHDGYISFDEWRDFLLFMPTTHNHEHGHHASALEAALSFYSSIVTVNAEGDSLVSEETLEGLGTTGFLLNALFGSLLKIASPGATTTPTSQSPAPDSKSPLSSPSSHYPDGTAEPGAGANMAPSKLAPVGTATPEQVSADRAAHGQVIKEMEGEGQHDLRQESDTSLKDEEVVKSGLTGLLPDAGYFLAGAVSGGVSRTATAPLDRLKVFLLVNTKPKSTTTVEAVKSGQPLSALRNAGGPIYDAIRTLWRAGGIKTFFAGNGLNVVKIMPESAIRFGSYEASKRFLAAYEGHNDPSQISTVSKFVAGGMGGMTAQFCVYPIDTLKFRLQCETVEGGPKGHALLIRTAKNMWADGGLRAAYRGLGLGLIGMFPYSAIDIGTFEFLKKSYKRAKAKYYGVHEDDAAPGNVALGVLGASSGALGATVVYPLNVLRTRLQTQGTAMHPPTYTGFVDVATKTVRNEGIRGLYKGLTPNLLKVAPALSITWVCYENMKTILDLH, encoded by the exons ATGAAGGTTTCCCATGTGCTCGCAGAGCTCCAAGCCGGCATGGACGAATCGCAGAACCAGCGGGACAAGCGCGTCGAGGAATTGTGGACGAAGCTGGATCCCCAGCGCCACGGAGAGCTCGACTTCAAGGGGCTGCAAAAGGGGTTGAGAAGGATCGATCACC CCATGCAAAATGCCGACCACATGCTCAAGGATATCATCAAGGTCGTGGACACCAGCGGCGACGGCAAGATCCAATACGAAGAGTTCCGCAACTTCGTCGAGACCGCCGAGCGCCAACTGTGGCTGCTCTTCCGTTCCATCGATCGCGACAAGGATGGCCGGCTCGATAAGAACGAGCTGCGCAGCGCTTTCCAAAAGGCCGGCTTGACCGTATCCAACAAGAGGCTGTCGGGCTTCTTCGACGAGGTCGACATGGACCACGATGGCTACATCAGCTTCGACGAATGGCG GGACTTTCTCCTGTTTATGCCCACCACGCACAACCACGAACACGGCCACCACGCTTCTGCACTTGAAGCCGCCCTGTCGTTTTACTCCTCCATAGTGACTGTCAATGCAGAGGGCGACTCCCTCGTCAGCGAAGAGACACTTGAGGGTCTAGGTACGACTGGCTTCCTTCTCAACGCTCTTTTTGGTTCTCTCTTGAAGATTGCCAGCCCGGGcgctactactactcctacttcTCAGTCGCCCGCACCAGACTCAAAATCACCACTCTCCTCACCCTCATCTCACTATCCCGACGGCACCGCCGAGCCTGGTGCTGGGGCAAACATGGCACCGTCCAAACTGGCACCCGTCGGTACCGCCACCCCTGAGCAAGTGTCAGCAGACAGGGCGGCCCATGGCCAAGTTATCAAGGAGATGGAGGGCGAGGGGCAACACGACCTCCGCCAAGAATCCGATACCAGTCTAAAGGATGAGGAGGTCGTGAAAAGCGGACTGACAGGATTACTACCCGACGCAGGTTACTTCCTCGCCGGTGCCGTCTCAGGTGGAGTGTCGCGCACTGCTACTGCGCCACTCGACCGTCTCAaagtcttcctcctcgtcaacaCGAAACCAaagtccaccaccacagtcGAGGCTGTCAAAAGTGGCCAGCCTCTCAGCGCTCTGCGTAATGCAGGTGGCCCCATTTACGACGCCATCAGGACGCTATGGCGGGCCGGTGGAATTAAGACCTTCTTTGCAG GAAACGGGCTGAACGTCGTCAAGATTATGCCAGAATCGGCCATTCGG TTCGGCTCTTATGAAGCCTCAAAACGGTTTCTTGCGGCCTACGAGGGCCACAACGATCCGTCACAAATCAGTACTGTGTCCAAATTTGTCGCTGGCGGCATGGGCGGTATGACGGCCCAGTTTTGCGTTTATCCCATCGATACTCTCAAGTTCCGGTTGCAGTGCGAGACCGTCGAAGGAGGCCCCAAGGGTCATGCCCTCCTCATTCGTACAGCCAAGAATATGTGGGCGGACGGCGGTCTCCGTGCAGCATATCGAGgtctcggcctcggcctcaTCGGCATGTTCCCTTATAGTGCCATCGACATCGGCACTTTCGAGTTTCTCAAAAAGTCGTACAAGCGCGCCAAAGCTAAGTACTACGGCGTGCACGAAGACGATGCGGCGCCAGGAAACGTTGCTTTGGGCGTTCTCGGAGCATCATCGGGAGCATTAGGTGCCACAGTGGTATATCCGCTCAACGTCCTTCGAACAAGGCTCCAAACCCAGGGAACAGCGATGCATCCACCTACATACACCGGTTTCGTGGATGTGGCAACGAAAACAGTCCGTAACGAGGGCATTCGTGGTCTTTACAAGGGCTTGACCCCTAATCTGCTCAAAGTAGCACCGGCTCTTAGTATTACCTGGGTCTGCTATGAGAACATGAAGACGATTCTCGACTTGCACTAA
- a CDS encoding 2,4-dichlorophenoxyacetate alpha-ketoglutarate dioxygenase, which produces MSTPSPNSILKDEYPKTITVKELHPTFGAEVLGIQWGDNGVISDEQLQELRDTYGFIILRATPLTDSTHVSFSRLFASGPLDDISRFLPPGRVPRYYPHLELFDASNLSDDGRAILDPSSSPRAMLLRANSSWHSDLAYNPRRSSYSLLRAVELPSREPGEMGEIEGNTEFADSRTAWEELAAEKKRELLTKDWTGVYNAAHSRKLGAPEYFKDVNPEEGPIARHKVVQEHVESGRMNLCVGAYLWRLEDGEGKTVPGSEGIIKFLNEHVANKSFVASVRWERPGDLVIWDNRAVLHRAGEFKGVGKHRRDMRRTTAFDQGPTAWGLNGEGAPLPTLESITKEKGLPLTQSAAVER; this is translated from the exons ATGTCGACTCCCAGCCCAAACTCCATCCTAAAAGACGAATACCCCAAAACCATCACCGTCAAAGAACTCCACCCAACATTCGGAGCAGAGGTCCTCGGTATCCAGTGGGGAGACAACGGCGTCATCAGCGATGAACAACTTCAAGAGCTCAGAGATACC TACggcttcatcatcctccgCGCCACGCCCCTAACCGACAGCACGCACGTCTCCTTCTCCCGCCTCTTCGCCTCTGGTCCACTCGACGACATCTCCCGCTTCCTCCCACCCGGCCGCGTCCCCCGCTACTACCCCCACCTCGAGCTCTTCGACGCCAGCAACCTGTCCGACGACGGCCGCGCGATCCTAGacccttcttcatctccacGAGCCATGCTACTCCGCGCCAACTCGTCATGGCACTCGGACCTAGCATATAACCCGCGGCGGTCGAGTTATTCGTTGCTAAGAGCCGTGGAACTGCCTTCTCGGGAGCCTGGGGAAATGGGGGAAATAGAAGGAAACACGGAGTTTGCGGATAGTAGGACTGCGTGGGAGGAGTTGGCTGCCGAGAAAAAGAGGGAGTTGCTGACAAAAGATTGGACGGGGGTGTATAATGCTGCTCATAGTCGGAAGCTGGGGGCGCCTGAGTACTTTAAAGACGTGAACCCGGAGGAGGGTCCTATAGCGAGACACAAGGTTGTGCAAGAGCATGTGGAGAGTGGGAGGATGAATTTATGTGTGGGTGCTTATTTGTGGCGGttggaggatggggaggggaagacGGTGCCGGGGTCGGAGGGGATAATCAAGTTTTTGAATGAGCATGTGGCTAACAAGAGCTTTGTGGCGAGTGTGAGGTGGGAGCGGCCGGGTGATTTGGTGATTTGGGATAATAGAGCTGTATTGCATCGCGCGGGTGAGTTTAAGGGTGTAGGTAAGCATAGGAGAGatatgaggaggacgacggcgTTCGACCAGGGCCCGACGGCTTGGGGGCTTAATGGCGAGGGGGCGCCTTTGCCTACATTGGAGAGCATAACGAAGGAGAAGGGGCTGCCGTTGACGCAATCGGCTGCGGTTGAGAGGTGA